From a single Triplophysa rosa linkage group LG1, Trosa_1v2, whole genome shotgun sequence genomic region:
- the LOC130553424 gene encoding uncharacterized protein LOC130553424 → MNVDRAIYGQGRFRSFPFLEMWQWYSLRKNLQADPQAGTAQERKMAQEANCSVRQWLVMKEEDIITKSLKRFRRYILDKENPPQDRTPPAAAASSSSSGSKGDRVCADDALLLETLASFEGEGDAGGRKKTLKTKARSDPPQKPHTYSVSSSAAPASAPGVDHGMTYNVTDADVTCAAIRPSTARSTLYKRKRSERSGVGPPAELKVYICALGGQSTQGHLKYRKKTYCESTKSSTSKGLAKQTFANFADFKKAVDNVLDSQSQPLESV, encoded by the exons ATGAACGTGGACAGGGCCATTTATGGGCAGGGCCGCTTTAGATCGTTCCCGTTCCTAGAGATGTGGCAGTGGTACAGCCTGCGCAAGAACCTTCAAGCTGACCCACAAGCTGGGACCGCCCAAGAGAGGAAGATGGCACAGGAGGCAAACTGCTCCGTGCGGCAGTGGCTGGTGATGAAGGAGGAGGACATCATCACCAAGTCACTGAAGCGCTTCAGGCGGTACATTCTCGACAAAGAG AATCCTCCCCAGGACCGGACCCCTCCTGCAGCAGCTGCCAGCTCCAGCTCATCGGGGTCCAAAGGTGATCGTGTTTGTGCGGATGATGCTCTGCTTTTAGAAACTCTTGCCTCTTTTGAAGGAGAAG GAGATGCAGGGGGTAGAAAAAAGACTCTGAAAACAAAGGCCCGTTCAGATCCTCCACAGAAGCCACACACATACTCTGTTTCATCATCAGCT GCTCCTGCATCAGCTCCTGGTGTTGATCATGGGATGACATATAATGTGACTGATGCTGATGTGACCTGTGCAGCAATTCGACCCTCTACAGCAAGATCGACCCTCTACAAGAGGAAACGGTCAGAGCGAAGTGGTGTGGGACCTCCAGCTGAGCTTAAAGTATACATTTGTGCACTGGGTGGCCAATCCACTCAAGGCCACCTAAAGTACAGGAAAAAAACTTACTGTGAAAGCACCAAATCGTCCACATCCAAAGGCCTTGCAAAACAGACTTTTGCAAACTTTGCAGACTTTAAAAAGGCAGTGGACAATGTCTTGGACTCTCAGTCCCAGCCCCTCGAGTCTGTCTAg